The Microbacterium esteraromaticum genome contains the following window.
TCATTGTGCGAGAAGCGCAGCGACGAGACGAAGTGTGCTCCCCCAGTACTCGCGTACGTTTCGACTCGCTGCGCTCGCTCAACGACCAGAGGTGCCACCGCGGCGGAGAGCGCGCTCGCGTGCGCTCCAGCCCTTGATCGCGTCGTAGCCGCCCTCCATGAACGCCAGGCGCTTCGCGTGACTCCACCCCTGCATTCGCTTCTCGAGAGCAAACGCCTCATCAATGCGATCGAACTCGGCCCACCAAACCAGCGTGACCGGTAGCCGGCACGACGTGTAGTCACTCCCCATTCCCTGCGCGTGAGTCTGCACTCGAGCATCAAGGTCTTTCGTGCTGCCTACGTAGAACGTGCCGTCCGAGCAGCGGAGAACATAGGTGTATCCGATCATGGTCGGACACTATGCGCACCGGGGAGTACGGCGATGTCGAGATCACGGGAGCTGTGGATGTTTCACGTGAAACGTGGAGTTGGGG
Protein-coding sequences here:
- a CDS encoding GIY-YIG nuclease family protein translates to MIGYTYVLRCSDGTFYVGSTKDLDARVQTHAQGMGSDYTSCRLPVTLVWWAEFDRIDEAFALEKRMQGWSHAKRLAFMEGGYDAIKGWSARERALRRGGTSGR